The genomic stretch GGGGCCCGGTAGCATTCACCGTCACGGATGCGGCACTGTCTGCGGCGTCCACCTCCCTTGCCCTCTCTGCAGGCCAAAGTAAGCCTGTAACCCTGACACTCACCCCATCCAATGGCTTCAGCGGAACGGTCAGCCTGAGTTGTGCTTTCACCGCTGGCCCCACCAACGCGGTCTCCATCCCCACCTGCAGCATTTCTCCTGCGACCGTCGCAATCAGTGGGACATCCTCTGCGAGCGCAACGCTTACCATTGCAACCAGCACCACCAAATCTGGAGCGGTGCACTATCCCGGCTGGATTACTAGCGGCGGAGGCGCGGTACTGGCATGCCTTCTCTTCTTCGGTATCCCGGCGCGGCGCAGCAGCTGGCGCGCGATAGTGTCACTCCTCTTCTTCGTGGGTGTCATCTCCGCGACGGGATGCGGTGGAGGAGGCAGCAGCACGACTGGCAGCACGAGCGGCGGTACAACTGGAACCACTCCAGGAAATTACACCGTAACTGTGACAAGCTCCACCAACGGATCGGTCATGCACAAACTCGACATTCCCGTCACCGTAAACTAAAGTTCCTTTATCTCTCGAACGGGCGGCTCTCCAGGGCCGCCCTTCCTTATGCCTCGGAAGAATTGCCTCAATCTTTCCCCACGCCACGCGGCCCAAGTTGATACTCTGGTAGGTCATCAAAACATCGCTAAATTAATCCTTATCCGAGGTGTCCATGGATCGCCGTAGTTTTGTAGCTGGATCAATTGCCTTGGCTTCCGCCGCGGCCACGCCATCACTCTTCTCTTCCGATAGAGCCTTTGCACAGAGCGCAGCCGCTCCGCCCTCCAAAAGACCCGAGCCAGGCAAACGAAAGTTTGTATCGACCGCGGTAGACGAACGCATAGCCCAGGTCAAGAAAAAGATTCGCAATCCGCAATTAGCATGGCTCTTTGAGAATTGTTATCCCAACACTCTGGACACCACCGTGGATTTCTCCACCTCGGATGGCCAGCCAGATACGTTCGTCATCACCGGAGATATCGACGCGATGTGGCTGCGCGACTCCACTGCGCAAACCACTCCCTATCTATCTCTGGTCCATCTGGATCCCCACCTGCGCGAGATGTACCGTGGGCTGATGCGCCGCCAGGCTCGCTGTATCCTGATCGATCCGTATGCGAATGCCTTCTACTCATCCGCCCGCTATGGCGAATGGAAGGATGACGAAACCACCATGAAGCCCGGCGTCCATGAGCGCAAGTGGGAGATCGATTCGCTCTGCTACCCCATCCGTCTCGCCTATCTTTACTGGCAGCAGACGCACGACCCGGTTCCCTTTACTGCCGAATGGAGCCAGGCCGCGCATCGCATCGTTGAAACTTTCCGCGTCGAGCAGCGCATCACCGCCGATTCTCCGTATCGCTTTGCGCGCAAGGCCACCAGCTTTACGGACAACGCCCCCAACGACGGCCGCGGCAATCCCACCCGCAAGATCGGCCTCATCCACTCCGCGTTTCGTCCCTCGGACGACAGTTGCCTGTTCCCATTTCTCGTGCCGTCGAACATGTTCGCCCGGACGTCGCTTGATCAACTGGCAGTGATCGCGCGTGAGGTCCTGCACGATGCATCGCTCGAAAGCTCTGCGAAGAGCCTCTCCGCGCAACTGGCGAAGGCTCTGGAAGAATACGCCATCACGGAACATCCGAAGCACGGCAGAATCTTTGCCTACGAAATCGACGGCTACGGAAACCGCCTGTGGATGGACGACGCCAATGCTCCCGGCCTTGTATCCCTCGCCTATCTGGGCTGTCTCGATCGCAAGGATTCGCTCTACCAGAACACCCGCAACTTCGCCCTCAGCGAAGACAATCCCTACTACATGCGCGGCAAGTATGCCGAGGGTGTAGGCGGCCCGCACACCGGCCCGGGAACCATCTGGCCACTCTCGATCATCATGCGCGCGCTCACCAGCACCGATTCCGCCGAAATCAAGAACTGCATCGAGATGCTGATGCGCACCGATGCAGGCACAGGATTCATGCACGAGTCGCTCGATCCCAATAACCCCGGGAAGTTTACACGGTCCTGGTTTGCCTGGTGCAATTCCCTCTTCGGTGAAATGATCGCCACGATGGCCGACCAACACCCCGACCTGCTCTCGTCCATTTAGAAAAGATATTCGTAACTATTACAGATACAGTCCGCTGATTCGGGTGAATCAGCGGACTGTATCAATCACCACAACTTCGCCACCTCACAGCTTCCTGGCTGGCTCACGGCTGAGGCAGCACCATCACTTCCACTCCCGAGGCGCTTCCCTTTCCAACAAAGATCTGCTCCGTAGCCTTGTGGAAGTCCTCCGGCCTGGCATTCGGTATGTCGACAAAGCTCTGCGGGTTCCGATCCACGAGCGGAAACCAGGAGCTTTGCACCTGAACCATAATCCTGTGTCCTTTACGGAAGGTGTGGTTCAAGTCCGGCATGGTGAAGTCCAACTCTGTCATCTTGCCGGGGCTTAAAGGCTCAGGCTTCTCCCAACTGTTGCGGAATTTGGCGCGCATCGGCTCGCCACGCAGCAGCTGCTGATATCCGCCCATACGCAGCGGCGGAGCACTCAGCACCCGCTTACCCACCATGTCCTCTTCCGGATCGGGATAATCGTTGGGATACACATCGATCAGCTTCACGACAAAATCCGAATCAGTCCCCGATGACGCAACCTTTAACTTTGGAGAAACCGGGCCTGCGATCGTCACGTCTTCTTCCAGCACGTCGCTCTGGTATACCAGCACATCCGTGCGGCGTGAGGCGAATCGCTGATCGTCCACCATGTAGCGTTGCGGCACGGTGTCTGTCGTGTAGGAGACGAACGGCACCGGGTGCGCCGGGTCGCTCACATACTCATCCACCGAGCCACTCTCTGTGGGAGGATCGAAGGAGAGCTTTCCTCCGGCACGCAGATAGAGCATCTTTGCCTGCGCTGCCTTCGGCGGCCAGCTTGCATATTTGCGCCACACATTCGTGCCCGTCTCAAACACCTCCGCCTCCGCTGGCGCTTCGCCCTTCCCTTTCAGATAGTGTTCAAAGAATGGAAACTGCAGATTTGCGCGAAAGAATTCCGCCGTCTTCGCGTTGAACTGCACATCGCCCAAATGATCTCCCTCCGAGCGCGCCCAGCCACCGTGAACCCATGGGCCGATCACCAAAGCATTCGGAGTCCCTGGATTGTTGTGCTCGACAGCGTGATACACCTTGAACGGACCAGAGAGGTCCTCCGCATCAAACCATCCTCCCACGGTCATTACCGCGCACTTCACGTTCTTCAGGTGGCGCGACAAGTCTCGCTGTTGCCAATAGCTGTCATAGGTATCGTGAGAGATCTGGTCGGTGAAGAGGCGGTTCTTTCCCTGGAGATACGTCTTGTTCAGATTCGAGAGCGAACCGGCATTGAGATAAAACTCATAGCTGTCCGGTGTGCTGAACTGAAAGGACGGCTCTCGTGGTGGCAGGCTCGGCTCCGGAAACGGCTTGAAGAATGTATAGAAGCCAAAGCTTGCCGAGAGCATGAAGGCGCCCCCATGATAGGAATCATCGCCCTGAAAGAGATCCGTCATCGGAGCCTGCGGCGAACAGGCCTTCAGCGCCGGATGGGAATCAATCATGCTGGCCGAAGTATAGAAGCCCGGATACGAGATTCCCCAGATACCGACCTTGCCGTTGTTATTCGGCACATGCTTCAACAGGTACTCGATTGTGTCGTAGGTATCCGACGCATCATCCACATCCTGCGGTCCCTTCTTCACGTCGATGTGCGGATGCATCTCGACAAATTCACCTTCCGACAGGAAGCGGCCACGCACATCCTGGTAAACAAAGATGTAACCAGCCTTCTCGAATTCATCCGATGGTCCTAACGACGACTTATACTGATCTTCTCCATAAGGGGCGACGCTGTAGGGCGTGCGATCCATCAAAATCGGATAGGGCTCCGACGCATTCTTCGGCACGTAGACCGAGGTGAACAGCTTCTTCCCGCCACGCATCGGAATGCGGTATTCATATTTTGTGTAGTGCGCTTTGACATAGTCCTCGGCGGGTGCCGCAGGCTTCTGTTGCGCTATCCCTGCGGTTGGGAGCGTAAAGAACATTGCTACCAGCGTGACAAGTATTTGAGTTTCAGTCTTCCGCATTCTTCTGGTTCACCTTCCATCTTTTAAGCTTCCCTGCTATCCCTTATGGGCTCCTTCATCATCCCACTCCCTGCGCTTCTCACAAAGAAGCATTTCACCGCGGAGCCAAGCCTCTCTGCCGCAGGAGGAGAGTTACTGCCTTTCGTCGAAATGTACTAGAATCAGCCATCACGGGAGAGTACCTTATGACCGCCTTCACTCCAAGCACGATCGCGGCGCTGGTGATCGCTGCAAGCTTCGCTGCCGGTTTGAATGTCTATGCCACTGTGCTTACGCTCGGCCTGCTTGCGCATGCGCACTGGGTCCAGTTGCCGCAGGGGTTGGAGGTACTCTCGCGATGGTGGGTCATCGGCATCAGCGGAGCGCTCTTCGCAGCGGAATTCATCGCAGATAAAATTCCCGGCTTTGACATGGTCTGGAACACCATGCACACGTTCATTCGTGTTCCAGTTGCGGCCCTGATCGCCTACGGAGCCACCTCGCACCTCTCGCCTGGAATGCAGGTGCTCGCCACCACAGCTGGCGCCACGATTGCTCTAGCAGCCCATGGATCGAAGACGGCGGTGCGCGCCGTTCTCACACCGAGTCCAGAGCCTGTTTCTAATATCGCCCTCAGCACTACCGAGGACGGAGTTGCCATAGGCCTGACATGGCTCGTGACGCAACACCCGTGGACTGCTGCCACCATTGCCGCGGCGCTTACCCTGATTGCGATCCTGATGACTCGATGGATGGTGAAGACACTGCGCCGCCTGTGGCATCGTACGGCGCAGGCACCGGTTGCCTGAAAGCACTACATCCCCTTTTGCGCCCTGCGCTGACGAGCCCAGCGCTTCTTCTGCGCCAGGGCAATCCTTCGCCGACCCTCGGCGCTCAACACCCGCTTCGCTGGTATGCTGCTCGCGGACTTGCTGCGATTTGCCGCCGCGTTCGTCGCCGTTCCCCGAACCTTGCCATGGCTGGCGAGCGCGCGCCGGGTCAACGAATCAATCTTCCTTAATCCCCTGCCGCTCTCGACCAGCATGCGACGGACTTGGACGAGCTTCGCAATCTCGCCTTCGATTTCAATGAGTATCTCTGCGCGTGTCATACCTCGCAAGTATAACCAAGGATCAAGCTTGAAGAGCGCGCGACTCGCAGGAGAATTATTGGACAGCGACAGGGGCCACCCTATTATCGAGTGGCCCCTCTTCTTGCCCCTTGTCTTGCCCCTTGTCGCGTGCCCTTCGTTAATGTGCTACGGAGGGCTCGACAGCCTCGGCTGTCGGACCAATGGCGTCTACCAGAGAAATTACTTTCAGGCTCGAACGTAGATCCTCCAACAATGCCTTGCTGGTGATCCTGATTTCCTGTGCTTCTCCTGGAAGAAGATCGATGTAGTTATCTGACATCTTCACGTCGTGGTTCCCGAAGGATGCGTAGACGCTCCGCGCCAGCGCCTTCGATGCAAGCCGCAAGGTGTATGCATCGCCCGATTGCGCCAGCGTAGCCTCGATGGCAGCTACAGGCAGATGCACCAGCTTCGGTGGGGCAAGGTAAACGATGTTGCTGGAAACTCGTTGACCGCCAACCAGCAACTCCGCAGCGCCATAAATCTGCGCGGAGTCGGTTCCGTCCTTGCTCACAAATTCCGTCAGCGGCCACACCATGTAGCTCTTGCTGGAAAGCGCCGGTATCTCCACCGTTTGCTGCTCGTCGCGAATCACTGTGCCATCCAGGTTCATCAGCCGAAGCCGAAGCTGTGCATTCGTCGGCGTCATCTTGTCCGAGACGACGTATACGGCCAGCACTCCGTTCTCCACGTGCGGAGAGACGAGCAGTGGACTATAAAACCGTTTCGCATAGTATTGGAGAGCCTTCCAGCGTCCATAAGAATCCAGGCTGGCCCAGGATGCCACAGGCCAGCAATCGTTCAACTGCCAGTAGATCGCACCCATCGCGCGCGGTCTTGTCCGGCGCAAATGCTCCGCGCCAATCCGCATCGCCTCCGCCTGCAATACCTGGCTGGCATAAAGAAAGTTATTGAAGTCTTTTGGCGTGCCGTAATACCGCTGCATGTAATCGCGAATAATCGAATTCCCTGCGTTGTTCTTCTGATGCGACAACATCACCGGGGTAAAAATGCTGGTTCGATCCTCCGGCAGTGTAAAAGCATCCACCGTGCGCTGTTCCGGAAATGACTGGAAACCGAATTCCGTCATGAATCGCGGAAAATGCTTTTCATATTCGGTAAACGGAACACGTCCATGCCAGACACTCCAGTCATGCATGTCCCCGGACTGAAAGTTCTCCGAGAGTTCCTCATAATCCGCTGAAGGAGAGCTTGGCCAGTAAGGTGTCTCGGGGTTGAGCCGGTTCACAGTGCGATCCAGAATCCCGCTGAAGATGGTCAGGTAGTCCTGCCACATCTGCAGCTTCACATCGGCGGGCAGACTCTGGCGTCCATTCCAGGACATCGCCGCTTCGGTCTCATTGTTCCCCGACCAGAGCACGATGCTTGGATGGTTGCGCAGACGCGTCACCTGATACTCGGCTTCCTTCTCCACCCCCTGCTTGAAGGCGTATGTGCCGGGCTGCCAATCGTTCCCAAACATGAAGTCCTGCCAGATCATAAGGCCGAGTTCATCGCACATGTCATAGAACTCGTCCGTCTCGTAGTAGCCGCCGCCCCAGTGCCGGATCATGTTCATGTTGGCATCGCGAGCCGACTCAAGTACCTGCCGGTATTGCGCCGTTGTCACACGGCTGGGAAATGAGTCGAATGGAATCACATCTGCACCCTTGGCAAAGATCGGGATCCCATTCACGTTTATCTCAAACGATCTGCCCCACTGGTCCAGATCACGCCGCAACACGATCGAGCGCAATCCTGCGCGCGCCTGCCGCTCCGCCTCCAGTTTTTTACCGATACTCAACCTGGCATTGAATTTGTAAATAGGTTGGGCGCCATAGCCAATTGGGAACCAGCGCTCCGGCTGGTTGATGTCCAGCGGCAGAATCACGTGGTTGACTCCCTTGGCCAGTACCACGTTGCGGGAGACTGTCGCGCGCTTCTCCCCTGTGCCGTAATCCACGGCAAGGGTCGCCCCACCATCGCCGGAGGCAATGACCTCTGCCTCAATCGACAAGTGTGCAACGGACGCACTGACATCCTTCTGGTGGATGTAAAGATCGGCGATCCTTGCCTTATCCCACATCTCCATGCGGGCCGGACGCCAGATTCCGCTGGTCACAAAACGCGGGCCCCAGTCCCAGCCATATTCATACGCAGCTTTGCGAATATAGGTCTTTGCTTCCACCTTCGTCCGCGAACGCCACGGATCCTTCACCGCGATCTTCTCCGCCGCACGTATAGGAGACGGAAAGACAATGCGAAGCTGATTGTCCCCCGCCTTCAACAACGGCCTGGCATCGATGCGCCAGCCGAGGAACATGTTGTCCGCGGTCAGCGCCAGTTTGTCGTTGATGTAGATCTCTGCATATGCGTCCAGGCCGTCAAATACCATGTCCAAATGCTGGTGGCGTAGCATCTCCGGGGTCACCTGGAGAGTTTTGCGATACTCCCAATCGGCATTCTCGATCCATTGCAGTTTCGCCTCATTGTCCCGGTAGAAAGGATCGGGAATCAGCTTGTTCGCAATCAGATCCAGATGCACATCGCCGGGAACCTTTGCTGGCCTCCACTCCGATGGCATGTCTCCGGGTGCAGGCGCCGCCGTGGGAATCTCGCGAAACTCCCATCCCGAATCCAGCGAAACGCTCTGCTGGGTCTCCTGCGCAGGAAGATTCATGGTTGCAACACCGAAAAAGAATAGGCACAGCAATGGTATGAGGGACTTCCTTTGCCACGAGAACATGCTCCGAGCTCCGTTCGACAAGTGAATGAAAACATGATTCGATTCTGTCAACCCAGGTAGACAGGGTTGGATGACGCTCCAAACCGCCCCATGGATGCACACACTTTTCCCGTCTCCCAATGGATGGAGCGCGGATATAGATAAATCGATGAACCTGTTGTTTTTATTCTTATGGCCCCTTGCATGTCAATCCGGCATACATCAGGCTACTTGCAGCGATGGAAAGGTTACCACGGCGTTGATCCATAAGATGACCGACTGGATCGTCTCTATCGCACACAACGTTCAGCACGCTCGTGTTATTCCTTTGTGATTGCACTTGTGGTTACATTTGGGGATACGATGTGAGGGTGCGATGCCGTCCATTGGAGGCGATGCCCTGTTGTGGATCATAGGAACGAGATGTAGGACGCAGTTTAACCGAAGGGAAGATTACATGATGGAAATAAAGAGTAGCCAGATCGCTCACCCCCTTACCGCTCTCACCCCTGGCAGGATCCTGTCCATCGGTCTCACGGGGCTGGTTCTGCTCGCAGGTTGCAATAAACAGCCCGCTCCCCAGACGACCCCGCCAGCCGCGAGTCCGCAAACCTCCAGCACCACCGCGCCCAATCAGTATCAGTCGGCACAGCCCGGCTCCAACATGGCCGCTTCCAACTCGGCGCCCGCTGCAGCAGCCGCTCCAAGGGCTATCGAACGGCCTCCAGCACCACCTAAGGTCTACACCATTCCTTCCGGCACTGCTGTCACCATACGTACCGGCTCGGAAATCAGCGCAAAGACTGC from Acidisarcina sp. encodes the following:
- a CDS encoding glycoside hydrolase family 125 protein — its product is MDRRSFVAGSIALASAAATPSLFSSDRAFAQSAAAPPSKRPEPGKRKFVSTAVDERIAQVKKKIRNPQLAWLFENCYPNTLDTTVDFSTSDGQPDTFVITGDIDAMWLRDSTAQTTPYLSLVHLDPHLREMYRGLMRRQARCILIDPYANAFYSSARYGEWKDDETTMKPGVHERKWEIDSLCYPIRLAYLYWQQTHDPVPFTAEWSQAAHRIVETFRVEQRITADSPYRFARKATSFTDNAPNDGRGNPTRKIGLIHSAFRPSDDSCLFPFLVPSNMFARTSLDQLAVIAREVLHDASLESSAKSLSAQLAKALEEYAITEHPKHGRIFAYEIDGYGNRLWMDDANAPGLVSLAYLGCLDRKDSLYQNTRNFALSEDNPYYMRGKYAEGVGGPHTGPGTIWPLSIIMRALTSTDSAEIKNCIEMLMRTDAGTGFMHESLDPNNPGKFTRSWFAWCNSLFGEMIATMADQHPDLLSSI
- a CDS encoding CocE/NonD family hydrolase, coding for MRKTETQILVTLVAMFFTLPTAGIAQQKPAAPAEDYVKAHYTKYEYRIPMRGGKKLFTSVYVPKNASEPYPILMDRTPYSVAPYGEDQYKSSLGPSDEFEKAGYIFVYQDVRGRFLSEGEFVEMHPHIDVKKGPQDVDDASDTYDTIEYLLKHVPNNNGKVGIWGISYPGFYTSASMIDSHPALKACSPQAPMTDLFQGDDSYHGGAFMLSASFGFYTFFKPFPEPSLPPREPSFQFSTPDSYEFYLNAGSLSNLNKTYLQGKNRLFTDQISHDTYDSYWQQRDLSRHLKNVKCAVMTVGGWFDAEDLSGPFKVYHAVEHNNPGTPNALVIGPWVHGGWARSEGDHLGDVQFNAKTAEFFRANLQFPFFEHYLKGKGEAPAEAEVFETGTNVWRKYASWPPKAAQAKMLYLRAGGKLSFDPPTESGSVDEYVSDPAHPVPFVSYTTDTVPQRYMVDDQRFASRRTDVLVYQSDVLEEDVTIAGPVSPKLKVASSGTDSDFVVKLIDVYPNDYPDPEEDMVGKRVLSAPPLRMGGYQQLLRGEPMRAKFRNSWEKPEPLSPGKMTELDFTMPDLNHTFRKGHRIMVQVQSSWFPLVDRNPQSFVDIPNARPEDFHKATEQIFVGKGSASGVEVMVLPQP
- a CDS encoding DUF4126 domain-containing protein — encoded protein: MTAFTPSTIAALVIAASFAAGLNVYATVLTLGLLAHAHWVQLPQGLEVLSRWWVIGISGALFAAEFIADKIPGFDMVWNTMHTFIRVPVAALIAYGATSHLSPGMQVLATTAGATIALAAHGSKTAVRAVLTPSPEPVSNIALSTTEDGVAIGLTWLVTQHPWTAATIAAALTLIAILMTRWMVKTLRRLWHRTAQAPVA
- a CDS encoding glycoside hydrolase family 2 protein; the encoded protein is MNLPAQETQQSVSLDSGWEFREIPTAAPAPGDMPSEWRPAKVPGDVHLDLIANKLIPDPFYRDNEAKLQWIENADWEYRKTLQVTPEMLRHQHLDMVFDGLDAYAEIYINDKLALTADNMFLGWRIDARPLLKAGDNQLRIVFPSPIRAAEKIAVKDPWRSRTKVEAKTYIRKAAYEYGWDWGPRFVTSGIWRPARMEMWDKARIADLYIHQKDVSASVAHLSIEAEVIASGDGGATLAVDYGTGEKRATVSRNVVLAKGVNHVILPLDINQPERWFPIGYGAQPIYKFNARLSIGKKLEAERQARAGLRSIVLRRDLDQWGRSFEINVNGIPIFAKGADVIPFDSFPSRVTTAQYRQVLESARDANMNMIRHWGGGYYETDEFYDMCDELGLMIWQDFMFGNDWQPGTYAFKQGVEKEAEYQVTRLRNHPSIVLWSGNNETEAAMSWNGRQSLPADVKLQMWQDYLTIFSGILDRTVNRLNPETPYWPSSPSADYEELSENFQSGDMHDWSVWHGRVPFTEYEKHFPRFMTEFGFQSFPEQRTVDAFTLPEDRTSIFTPVMLSHQKNNAGNSIIRDYMQRYYGTPKDFNNFLYASQVLQAEAMRIGAEHLRRTRPRAMGAIYWQLNDCWPVASWASLDSYGRWKALQYYAKRFYSPLLVSPHVENGVLAVYVVSDKMTPTNAQLRLRLMNLDGTVIRDEQQTVEIPALSSKSYMVWPLTEFVSKDGTDSAQIYGAAELLVGGQRVSSNIVYLAPPKLVHLPVAAIEATLAQSGDAYTLRLASKALARSVYASFGNHDVKMSDNYIDLLPGEAQEIRITSKALLEDLRSSLKVISLVDAIGPTAEAVEPSVAH